In the Chelonoidis abingdonii isolate Lonesome George chromosome 13, CheloAbing_2.0, whole genome shotgun sequence genome, one interval contains:
- the LOC116832251 gene encoding uncharacterized protein LOC116832251 isoform X2 — MTGKEPLLGTLKSCILAIKEGSSPCTDASPHLAPFCEILETILRKGIKQPVLGFKRRDYWHWLEQLPQQDTCSGVTPFSIMVEKASSCEKVLTAQGRGRYFLRLALNQKSLATAIQQLARSPKLLECYDPLVSVLGNEDFMEPFLSLMLVVSEMNFSLDLQNSSFLDESWLLPVCVTYDTVPCRELGMVLRYLDGRIFVIEVLPESQAEVDEVVLAGDVIDEISGFSLRNARNGQAGTMLQKLKGKPLSFRMIRWKWHDGGMYKPLLPYLKVLREKVPSFQLQQEHRHKEEKEERCLQGGRLLYNLRYLGQANVGKYGGKEVLDEGIPTVLEQHLCPREVLFDVKETEVFIQEKTSSKVLFQYPYPGISCVGRRLDSNNLFAFCVAVSPGTPEQSTFDCLVFESNSENECEEIIKRIAAGFKHTEWFV; from the exons CGTGCATCCTCGCCATCAAGGAGGGGAGCAGCCCGTGCACTGACGCCTCCCCTCACCTAGCCCCCTTCTGCGAGATCCTGGAAACGATCCTTCGAAAAGGAATTAAAC agCCGGTGCTGGGTTTCAAGAGACGGGATTATTGGCACTGGTTAGAGCAGCTTCCTCAGCAGGATACCTGCAGTGG GGTGACCCCCTTCTCAATCATGGTAGAGAAAGCCAGTTCCTGTGAGAAGGTACTGACAGCGCAGGGACGAGGGCGGTACTTCCTGCGCCTAGCTTTAAATCAGAAGTCACTAGCTACTGCCATTCAGCAGCTGGCTCGGAGTCCAAAACTGCTGGAG tgttacGATCCTCTGGTCTCAGTGCTGGGAAATGAAGATTTCATGG AGCCGTTTCTCTCACTGATGCTAGTGGTGTCAGAGATGAATTTCTCCCTGGATCTGCAG AATTCCAGTTTCTTGGATGAAAGCTGGCTGCTGCCG GTGTGTGTGACCTATGACACTGTACCCTGCAGAGAACTGGGGATGGTGCTCAG GTACTTGGACGGTCGGATCTTCGTCATCGAGGTGCTTCCCGAGAGCCAGGCAGAGGTGGACGAGGTGGTGCTGGCTGGAGATGTCATTGACGAGATCAGTGGCTTTTCCCTGAGAAATGCACGCAACGGACAG GCAGGGACTATGCTGCAGAAGCTGAAGGGCAAGCCCCTGAGCTTCCGCATGATCCGGTGGAAATGGCATGATGGAGGGATGTACAAGCCGCTGCTGCCCTACCTGAAAGTGCTGAGGGAGAAGGTCCCCAGCTTCCAGCTCCAACAGGAACACAGACacaaagaggagaaggaggagcggTGCCTGCAGGGGGGCAG GCTACTGTACAACTTGCGGTACCTGGGCCAGGCCAATGTAGGAAAG TACGGTGGCAAGGAGGTGCTGGACGAAGGCATACCCACGGTGTTAGAGCAGCACCTGTGCCCACGG GAAGTTTTATTTGACGTGAAAGAAACTGAAGTCTTCATACAAGAGAAAACCTCTTCCAAG GTTCTGTTCCAGTACCCCTATCCAGGGATCTCCTGTGTGGGTCGCCGTCTGGATAGCAACAATCTTTTTGCCTTTTGTGTTGC AGTTTCACCAGGGACCCCTGAACAGAGTACCTTTGACTGTCTGGTGTTTGAATCAAATTCTGAGAATGAATGTGAAGAAATTATCAAGAGAATTG CTGCTGGATTTAAACACACTGAATGGTTTGTCTGA
- the H3-3B gene encoding histone H3.3, whose product MARTKQTARKSTGGKAPRKQLATKAARKSAPSTGGVKKPHRYRPGTVALREIRRYQKSTELLIRKLPFQRLVREIAQDFKTDLRFQSAAIGALQEASEAYLVGLFEDTNLCAIHAKRVTIMPKDIQLARRIRGERA is encoded by the exons ATGGCCCGTACAAAGCAGACTGCCCGTAAATCCACTGGTGGCAAAGCTCCACGTAAACAGCTGGCCACTAAAGCGGCTAGGAAAAGCGCGCCCTCTACTGGTGGAGTCAAGAAGCCTCATCGCTACAG GCCTGGTACTGTGGCCCTTCGTGAGATTCGTCGTTATCAGAAGTCTACAGAGCTGTTGATCCGTAAGCTTCCCTTCCAGAGGTTGGTAAGGGAAATTGCCCAAGACTTCAAAACAGACTTGAGGTTCCAGAGTGCAGCCATTGGTGCACTGCAG gaggCTAGTGAAGCATATCTGGTGGGTCTGTTTGAAGACACAAACCTGTGTGCCATCCATGCCAAGAGAGTCACTATCATGCCCAAAGACATCCAGCTGGCTCGCAGGATACGGGGGGAGAGAGCTTAA
- the LOC116832251 gene encoding uncharacterized protein LOC116832251 isoform X3, giving the protein MTGKEPLLGTLKSCILAIKEGSSPCTDASPHLAPFCEILETILRKGIKQPVLGFKRRDYWHWLEQLPQQDTCSGVTPFSIMVEKASSCEKVLTAQGRGRYFLRLALNQKSLATAIQQLARSPKLLECYDPLVSVLGNEDFMEPFLSLMLVVSEMNFSLDLQNSSFLDESWLLPVCVTYDTVPCRELGMVLRYLDGRIFVIEVLPESQAEVDEVVLAGDVIDEISGFSLRNARNGQAGTMLQKLKGKPLSFRMIRWKWHDGGMYKPLLPYLKVLREKVPSFQLQQEHRHKEEKEERCLQGGRLLYNLRYLGQANVGKYGGKEVLDEGIPTVLEQHLCPREVLFDVKETEVFIQEKTSSKVLFQYPYPGISCVGRRLDSNNLFAFCVAVSPGTPEQSTFDCLVFESNSENECEEIIKRID; this is encoded by the exons CGTGCATCCTCGCCATCAAGGAGGGGAGCAGCCCGTGCACTGACGCCTCCCCTCACCTAGCCCCCTTCTGCGAGATCCTGGAAACGATCCTTCGAAAAGGAATTAAAC agCCGGTGCTGGGTTTCAAGAGACGGGATTATTGGCACTGGTTAGAGCAGCTTCCTCAGCAGGATACCTGCAGTGG GGTGACCCCCTTCTCAATCATGGTAGAGAAAGCCAGTTCCTGTGAGAAGGTACTGACAGCGCAGGGACGAGGGCGGTACTTCCTGCGCCTAGCTTTAAATCAGAAGTCACTAGCTACTGCCATTCAGCAGCTGGCTCGGAGTCCAAAACTGCTGGAG tgttacGATCCTCTGGTCTCAGTGCTGGGAAATGAAGATTTCATGG AGCCGTTTCTCTCACTGATGCTAGTGGTGTCAGAGATGAATTTCTCCCTGGATCTGCAG AATTCCAGTTTCTTGGATGAAAGCTGGCTGCTGCCG GTGTGTGTGACCTATGACACTGTACCCTGCAGAGAACTGGGGATGGTGCTCAG GTACTTGGACGGTCGGATCTTCGTCATCGAGGTGCTTCCCGAGAGCCAGGCAGAGGTGGACGAGGTGGTGCTGGCTGGAGATGTCATTGACGAGATCAGTGGCTTTTCCCTGAGAAATGCACGCAACGGACAG GCAGGGACTATGCTGCAGAAGCTGAAGGGCAAGCCCCTGAGCTTCCGCATGATCCGGTGGAAATGGCATGATGGAGGGATGTACAAGCCGCTGCTGCCCTACCTGAAAGTGCTGAGGGAGAAGGTCCCCAGCTTCCAGCTCCAACAGGAACACAGACacaaagaggagaaggaggagcggTGCCTGCAGGGGGGCAG GCTACTGTACAACTTGCGGTACCTGGGCCAGGCCAATGTAGGAAAG TACGGTGGCAAGGAGGTGCTGGACGAAGGCATACCCACGGTGTTAGAGCAGCACCTGTGCCCACGG GAAGTTTTATTTGACGTGAAAGAAACTGAAGTCTTCATACAAGAGAAAACCTCTTCCAAG GTTCTGTTCCAGTACCCCTATCCAGGGATCTCCTGTGTGGGTCGCCGTCTGGATAGCAACAATCTTTTTGCCTTTTGTGTTGC AGTTTCACCAGGGACCCCTGAACAGAGTACCTTTGACTGTCTGGTGTTTGAATCAAATTCTGAGAATGAATGTGAAGAAATTATCAAGAGAATTG ATTAA